A single Wolbachia endosymbiont (group A) of Bibio marci DNA region contains:
- a CDS encoding head-tail connector protein: MSIRSTSPRISVQRKSKPESFPVTLEEVKSFLRIENDQDDKLISSLIFMATDYAEWHMEKSLVKQTWQVSYEDYVPRRIYLSYGPVSKIVLATAMMSKNQEKRTLKYYFSDVGGYVEFFNYLNAIRVDVVYEAGYDNVPEQIKLGIMRHVSAIYKDRESGVSSHLSEVKKVYSPFREPKVVL; this comes from the coding sequence ATGTCAATAAGATCTACTTCACCAAGAATATCTGTGCAACGTAAATCTAAGCCTGAATCTTTTCCAGTTACTTTAGAAGAGGTTAAATCTTTTTTACGCATTGAGAACGACCAGGATGATAAATTGATTTCAAGTTTAATTTTTATGGCAACTGATTACGCTGAATGGCATATGGAAAAGTCACTAGTAAAGCAAACATGGCAAGTTTCATATGAAGATTATGTACCTCGTAGGATCTATTTAAGCTATGGCCCTGTGAGTAAGATAGTATTGGCTACTGCAATGATGTCTAAAAATCAAGAGAAGAGAACACTTAAGTATTATTTTAGCGATGTAGGGGGCTACGTTGAGTTTTTCAATTATTTGAATGCAATAAGAGTTGATGTTGTATACGAGGCTGGCTATGACAATGTTCCTGAGCAGATAAAACTCGGTATTATGCGGCATGTTTCTGCTATTTACAAAGATCGTGAATCGGGGGTAAGTAGCCATTTATCTGAAGTGAAGAAGGTTTATTCTCCATTTCGCGAACCAAAGGTTGTTTTGTAG
- a CDS encoding phage tail protein → MSKLQLKIKGHDNNFIVLNNIRNLRFTLRNNREEVKDISSFGWRKVLDCAGSRHITIKINGILDSVLADELLRNSAMLNSNNDYEISFNAKEKIRLRCSVELYERYYDPVTFDSFTVVLTSAEVVNAFH, encoded by the coding sequence ATGAGCAAATTACAGCTAAAAATTAAAGGTCATGACAATAATTTTATTGTGTTAAATAATATAAGAAACCTAAGGTTTACTTTGCGTAATAACAGAGAAGAGGTGAAAGATATTTCTTCTTTTGGCTGGAGGAAAGTGCTCGATTGTGCTGGAAGCAGACACATTACGATAAAAATTAATGGAATTTTAGACTCTGTATTAGCTGATGAATTATTACGTAATTCTGCTATGCTAAACTCTAATAATGATTATGAAATTAGTTTTAATGCTAAGGAAAAGATAAGGCTTAGGTGTTCAGTTGAATTGTATGAGAGATATTATGATCCTGTTACTTTTGACAGCTTTACTGTAGTTTTAACTAGTGCTGAAGTTGTAAACGCTTTTCATTAA
- a CDS encoding IS5 family transposase, translating to MPQKMKVSNQNEYNKFLQERGNIFHYINEAIENWYENSPKMQGGNYIYSDKVVILVHIIVNLFRIGLRQTVGFIKGYMQQIGRDLAVISYSQASRRFKKLNIKINDCRIDKNNMEDIEIAIDSTGISIYNNTPGHSKENSANRKYRGYEQTRKLHVMLNINSKKAIAVKYSNGVYSDHYGACDLLKEVNFQHVIKALYADRAYDRHKFYKLCHEYDIKAKIPPINNAAEHPEIDYMSDRNAAIRLIKLYGEDGVKEWKKEVNYGKRSYIEGFFSRLKQIFGFSFRNKSEVNREKELLIKCYLLNQFTEIGMAKFEMAT from the coding sequence ATGCCACAGAAAATGAAAGTCAGTAACCAAAATGAATATAACAAATTTCTCCAGGAAAGAGGAAATATTTTTCATTATATCAATGAAGCCATAGAAAATTGGTATGAAAATAGTCCAAAAATGCAAGGCGGCAACTATATTTACAGTGATAAAGTTGTGATTTTGGTGCATATAATTGTCAATCTTTTTAGAATTGGTTTAAGACAAACGGTGGGGTTTATAAAAGGATATATGCAACAAATAGGAAGAGATTTAGCAGTTATCAGCTATTCACAAGCATCAAGAAGGTTTAAGAAACTTAATATTAAGATCAATGATTGCAGAATTGATAAAAATAATATGGAAGACATCGAAATTGCTATAGATAGTACAGGTATCAGCATTTACAACAATACCCCTGGTCACAGCAAGGAAAATAGCGCTAACAGAAAATATCGTGGCTATGAACAGACAAGAAAATTGCATGTAATGTTGAATATAAACAGCAAAAAAGCCATAGCTGTAAAATACAGTAACGGTGTCTACTCTGATCACTATGGAGCTTGCGATTTGCTTAAAGAAGTTAATTTTCAGCATGTCATAAAAGCACTATATGCAGATAGGGCATATGATAGGCACAAGTTTTACAAATTGTGTCACGAATATGATATAAAGGCAAAAATTCCACCAATAAACAATGCGGCAGAACATCCAGAAATAGATTATATGTCTGACAGAAATGCTGCTATTAGGTTAATAAAATTATACGGTGAAGATGGCGTGAAAGAATGGAAAAAAGAAGTAAATTATGGGAAAAGATCTTATATTGAAGGGTTTTTCTCAAGATTAAAGCAAATATTTGGATTCAGCTTTAGGAATAAATCCGAAGTAAATCGCGAAAAAGAATTGCTGATTAAGTGCTATTTGCTTAATCAATTTACTGAAATTGGTATGGCTAAATTTGAAATGGCTACATGA
- a CDS encoding DUF3168 domain-containing protein, with the protein MEKIQAINELYNSIYAALKANSDLRKYVTNIYDYLPKQVTIPYLRLRVVNYNNLHMLSNFATKARFSCDIYTYHIDSMFAIIRHINLILKSIEGFSSEVILESNCAMDQHDEILHSTINFDILIKGGDNEQITAKN; encoded by the coding sequence ATGGAAAAAATTCAAGCTATAAACGAGTTGTACAATAGTATTTATGCAGCACTAAAAGCAAACTCTGATTTAAGGAAATATGTTACTAACATTTATGACTACTTACCTAAACAGGTCACCATTCCTTACCTGAGATTGCGTGTAGTGAATTATAATAACCTGCATATGCTGTCCAATTTTGCTACAAAGGCAAGATTTTCATGCGACATATATACTTATCATATAGACAGTATGTTTGCCATTATAAGGCATATTAACTTGATACTTAAGAGCATTGAAGGTTTTAGTAGTGAGGTCATTTTAGAAAGTAATTGTGCTATGGATCAGCACGATGAAATTTTACATTCAACAATTAATTTTGATATTTTAATAAAAGGAGGTGATAATGAGCAAATTACAGCTAAAAATTAA